One window of the Xylanivirga thermophila genome contains the following:
- a CDS encoding thioredoxin family protein, which translates to MVIKVLGSGCCNCKKLEANVREAVKELGLKATIEKVEDFKDIMAYGVMRTPALVVDEQVKIMGRVPSVEDIKKYL; encoded by the coding sequence ATGGTAATCAAAGTTTTAGGTTCAGGATGTTGTAATTGCAAAAAATTAGAGGCTAATGTCAGAGAGGCTGTAAAGGAACTGGGACTTAAAGCCACTATTGAAAAAGTAGAGGATTTTAAGGACATTATGGCATATGGTGTAATGAGAACACCTGCACTTGTAGTAGATGAACAGGTAAAGATTATGGGAAGAGTTCCGTCGGTAGAGGATATTAAAAAATATTTATAA
- a CDS encoding DUF2703 domain-containing protein, translated as MGCCETQRNNTCCSTSCGCEEQNYEAEKKKIIIDFMYLDLSICTRCQGTEDSIEEAIEDVAKVLELAGAEVVVNKIHIDSKEKAIQYRFESSPTIRINGKDIQLEMRESLCESCGDLCGDEVDCRVWVYRGKEYNVPPKAMIIDAILREVYSDKKAQLNDRVGKEAYQLPENLRRFFESIEKNKKCE; from the coding sequence ATGGGATGTTGCGAAACTCAAAGAAACAATACCTGCTGCAGTACGAGTTGTGGGTGTGAAGAACAAAATTATGAAGCAGAAAAGAAAAAAATAATAATTGATTTTATGTATTTGGATTTAAGTATATGTACAAGATGCCAGGGCACGGAGGACAGTATTGAAGAAGCAATTGAGGATGTTGCTAAAGTGCTTGAATTAGCAGGCGCAGAAGTTGTTGTAAATAAAATTCATATTGATAGTAAAGAAAAGGCCATACAGTATAGATTTGAGAGTTCACCTACTATCCGTATTAATGGGAAGGATATACAACTGGAAATGAGAGAGTCACTTTGTGAATCATGTGGCGATTTGTGCGGGGATGAAGTGGACTGTCGTGTATGGGTGTATAGAGGTAAAGAATACAATGTTCCTCCTAAAGCAATGATAATAGATGCCATCCTTCGTGAAGTATATAGTGATAAAAAAGCACAGTTGAATGATAGAGTTGGTAAGGAAGCATATCAATTGCCGGAAAATTTGCGGCGGTTTTTTGAGTCGATTGAGAAAAACAAGAAATGTGAATAA
- a CDS encoding AlbA family DNA-binding domain-containing protein: MNYTSLESKIKNLIDRKSEGEYWDFKQEWHKDNERLLHDILCFANTVHDKDSYLIIGVSDTGEIVGVGEENRRKQVDILDLLSNTVFAGDNIPEVRLDTIEIEGKEIDILTIFNSYTVPYYLKAKCKRYNNIREGYIYTRVGDRNTPINQNASIQQIEMLWKKRFGLTQPPLVQIANRLENKLEWAQNEDAYYNIYKPEFKLEAEYDEDDRNIGEFYVYSQTNSRFMYKNLKIMCSETVLKEFQLVVLDSGRYETPIPRWGFAGYDEWRHNHKFTYKYFLKDTIDYKLQQFLFDTENEEEVYAKRRFDEVVLYYENEEEKIAFEFYVENKQSLIESYIVEADKKFYEINTNNELEAKECKRRLSTGLALNRALQEFRALYK, encoded by the coding sequence ATGAATTATACAAGTCTTGAATCAAAAATAAAAAACTTAATTGATAGAAAATCAGAAGGGGAATATTGGGATTTTAAACAAGAATGGCATAAAGATAATGAAAGATTATTACATGATATCCTTTGTTTTGCAAATACGGTACATGATAAGGACAGTTATTTAATAATTGGTGTATCAGATACAGGTGAAATAGTTGGTGTAGGTGAGGAAAACAGAAGAAAACAAGTCGATATACTTGACTTGCTCTCAAATACAGTTTTTGCTGGTGATAATATTCCTGAAGTTCGTTTGGATACAATAGAAATTGAAGGAAAAGAGATTGATATCTTAACTATATTTAACTCTTATACCGTACCTTACTACCTAAAGGCCAAGTGCAAAAGATATAATAATATTAGAGAGGGTTACATATATACAAGAGTCGGGGATAGAAATACTCCAATAAACCAAAATGCAAGTATACAACAAATAGAAATGCTTTGGAAGAAAAGATTTGGATTAACACAACCTCCATTAGTACAGATAGCCAATAGATTGGAGAATAAATTAGAATGGGCACAGAATGAAGATGCTTACTATAATATCTATAAACCTGAATTTAAGTTAGAAGCAGAATATGATGAAGATGATAGGAATATAGGTGAATTCTATGTATATTCTCAAACTAATTCACGATTCATGTATAAAAATCTAAAGATAATGTGTAGTGAAACTGTATTAAAAGAGTTTCAATTAGTTGTGCTGGATAGTGGGAGGTATGAAACGCCTATACCCAGATGGGGGTTTGCAGGCTATGATGAATGGAGACATAACCATAAATTCACATATAAATATTTTTTAAAGGATACTATTGATTATAAGTTACAGCAGTTTCTATTTGATACAGAGAATGAAGAAGAAGTATATGCAAAGCGAAGATTTGATGAGGTCGTTTTATACTATGAAAATGAGGAAGAGAAAATAGCATTCGAATTTTATGTTGAAAATAAACAAAGCCTAATTGAATCATATATAGTCGAAGCCGATAAAAAATTTTATGAAATTAATACTAATAACGAACTGGAAGCCAAGGAATGTAAGCGAAGGCTGTCAACGGGTTTGGCGTTAAATAGAGCATTACAAGAGTTTAGAGCATTATATAAATAA